The window TACATGGAAGCTCCAACAGTGGACTGTAATGATTTAGGCCTTTTTCATTTTCCAGCCACACTGCCTGCTGACACACAAGTTCTACTTCTACAAACTAATAATATTGCAAAAATTGAACACTCAGTAGACTTCCCAGTGAATTTAACTGGTCTAGATTTATCTCAGAACAATTTATCCTCAGTGACCAGTATTAATCTTAGAAAGATACCACAGTTACTGTCAATgtaccttgaagaaaacaaacttactGAGCTGCCTGAAGAATGTCTCTCTGGACTCAACAATTTACAAGAGCTTTATATTAATCATAATCTGCTTTCTGTGATTGCACCAGGAGCTTTCATAGGCCTCAATAATCTTCTCAGACTTCATCTCAATTCAAATGGTCTGCAAGTGATCAACAGAAAGTGGTTTGAAGCTACTCCTAATCTTGAAATTCTCATGATTGGAGAAAATCCAATAATCAGAATTGAAGACATGAACTTCAAGCCTCTTAGCAATCTGCGCAGCCTAGTTTTAGCAGGTATAAATCTCACTGAAATACCAGATAATGCTTTGGCTGGCCTTGACAACTTAGAAAGCATTTCCTTTTATGACAACAGATTTGTTAGAGTGCCCCACATCGCTCTTCAAAAGGCTACAAATCTCAAATTTCTGGATCTAAATAAGAATCCCATTAACAGAATTCGACGAGGAGATTTTAGCAATATGCTGCATCTAAAAGAGTTAGGAATTAATAACATGCCTGAACTGATTTCTATAGATAGTCTTGCTGTTGACAATTTGCCAGATTTAAGAAAAATAGAAGCAACCAATAACCCCAGATTATCATACATTCACCCCAATGCATTCTACAGACTTCCCAAGCTGGAGTCGCTGATGCTCAACAGCAACGCGCTGAGCGCGCTGTACCGCAGTACGGTGGAATCCCTGCCGAACCTCAAGGAAGTCAGCATCCACAGCAATCCCATCAGGTGTGACTGCGTCATCCGCTGGATTAACATGAACAAAACAAACATTCGGTTCATGGAGCCGGAGTCCCTGTTTTGTGTAGACCCTCCTGAATTCCAAGGTCAGAATGTGAGACAGGTACACTTTCGGGAAATGATGGAAATCTGTCTTCCTCTGATAGCTCCTGAAAGTTTTCCATCTACATTGGATTTAAAAGCTGGCAGCCATATTTCTTTGCATTGCAGAGCAACAGCAGAACCAGAGCCTGAAATCTACTGGATAACACCATCAGGACACAAACTTTTGCCTAATACTATCTCTGATAAATACTACATTCATTCTGAAGGAACACTAGACATAAGTGATGTAACACAAAGAGAAAGTGGCTTGTACACATGTATAGCATCAAATTTAGTTGGGGCAGACCTAAAGTCAGTCATGATTAAAGTGGACGGCTCTTTCCCTCAGGAACACAATGGATCTGTAAATATTAAAGTAAAAGACATAAAATCTAATTCTGTTTTGGTTTCGTGGACAGCAAATTCTAAAATTCTGAAGTCCAGTGTCAGATGGACAGCCTTTCCGAAAGCTGAAGACTCCCGGGCTGCACAGAGTGCTCGAATACCGTCTGATATAAAGGTATATAATCTTACACATCTAAATCCATCAACTGAATACAAAATTTGTATAGACATTCCCACTATCTATTCTCAGAATAAGAAACAATGTGTCAATGTAACCACAAAAGGACTGGACTTGGAAGTGAAAGGCTATGAAAAGAACAACATTATAGGATTCCTTGCCAGCCTTGGTGCTCTTTTGGGAATCATATCTGTGATATATCTCTACAGCTGCATCTCTCAAGATATGAACTATGGCATTGGACACAGCTATCTAAGGAATTACCTGAAGAAACAATCCTTTTCACTCAATGAGCTTTATCCTCCTCTAATCGCTCTTTGGGACATGGGCAAAGAAAAAAGCACAGCAATGGAAGTAAAAGCAACTGTAATAGGTGTACCAACAAATATGTCATAAATATGTCAGTATATCACTTACTTTCTGAAATAAAAAGCACATGACTGTATTTGTGCTGAATAAAAAGGCAACAAGAAAAACATATTTCTCTTAGGAACTAGATGGCTGGACTTTGTTGCTGCCAACAAATGGAATATATATGATTCAGTATGAGAGAAGAATTTTAATTAACTGGCTTCTAAGGGTATTCTACCAACCAAATAAAATTAACTTCATATTCTAGAACTTTCATGGGACTTTTAAGTCTGGAATACAGTGGAAGTAGCCAAgaacattttctgtattttttttaaattattatataaAAGTAGTGGAACTGAGCAATACCTCCTCCTGTGCTGTATTACACAAAATAGCCACGAGTTTTTGCAGTGAACAGATATACTAGGATTGACATATGGTGTAATGAAATGGACAAATTCTGTAGAGTAGACACAGTGAGtatgtgaattttttttaatgagaaaatacatttttgattaaaatcaaaatactttttgtcttgtttgtttCTAAAGAAAACACCTCACCTTTCTGGGAGTTCTTGTCTGACAATAACAAACACAATCCAAAGTCTGATAAAATATCTCTTTACATATTCTCCTCTCTCCTGAAAATGCTAATCTGAGCACAAACGATATTTTTGCTGATTTTAGGCTGTGCAATGTTTCTAACAGAAATGTAAGTTTAGTGATAGTTTTTTACCAAATTTTATTTACTCTAAGAGCATTATAAAGCCAAAAGAGGTGTTGGAGATGAGGCCACTTAAACCCAGTTGAATTAGATTTCAGCATGGATATTGCTTAATTAATAGTTCTTTGATCCTTTTATTTTATACACTTTTATGTATCTGTGTGAAATACTTCTGTTCTCTTAGCAACATGTGAGCCTGCAGATCTTTATTTCATTATATCTGTATTACATAATTTTATTACTAGACAAAAGTAATCTCTTCTAGAATACATGGCAGTGCTTTCCATGGTAGTACTGTGAACCACCATCAGATGAACATAACATCTTTGATCTCTTCACAAAAACTTCTCCATGGTATTAGCCATTTTCCATGACCAAAGACATTCTTTATGACAAAATCCCCATACAAGCAACAGATGAGCAGTGGAATTCTTGTGCAGCTGTATATAAAAATGGACAGCTATTCCTTCTACAGATATCCTGCATAGGCCTGAAGTCCCTAGGAAGTAATAAATCCACCTTGTAGATTTAATAGCATAATGCATATTACCTTGCATTTTTGCAcaaacatgcaaaaaaaaaaagtaacagcaGTTTTTTCAGCCAAGTAAAATCTCTTAAAAGTCATAGAAATAACTCAGTTGTGTTGAATTATGCTTTTTCATAATCTCATTTATAAAAATGCTGGTTTTTTCTACACAAGGCATAGGGCTAAAATTTTCATGTATTTCATTAATTGGGATGTTTACTTTCTTTAATGGAGGAACAAATTGATAAAGAATTATATTTGATTTCCTCAGAAACAGAAAAGTATTGCTACACACTTTTGTTTCCATTTATTTCATAGTTTTCTCTCAGGAATGCATTAAAATGCTTTAATGCATTAATGCATTAAAAGAAGTACTTACTGGTTATTCAAACCAGAAGAGTAGAAATAGATTAATTTTACTTTGGCATTTGACAGCAAACCTCATTCTGAGATATACCACTAATACAAGAGAGGAAGCAAACATAAGTATTTGAaatatctggctaggaaatacCCACAATACAatactaaaaaaaattaatttacattacttttttctatcagttaCTGGACTGAAGGataatattttattaataaaaagaTGAAGCATTTATTTTTTGGTAAAAAATTTGCtgccattttaaaaaataaattgcaatATTTCGTCAGCTAACAAGGTCAAACACTATCTTAAATAGAAACATTTCAGTTTCTAGTTTAGTTAAAATGCTGTGAAATCATAACTCCAAAAAGTACCCATAAAATCAAGATAAGAGATTGGAGAAAAATATCTTGATTTATATCCTAAAAGGAAATTTCCACTTCCAAAATTCTCTATTAATCCTATTCTGCTTGTGTATCCTGAAATAATGACCTCAAGATAACTTAAAATAGAAATTGGGATTCTTCCCATAATGTTGTGCTGGCCAGTAAGACATAATGGTCAACAATAATCTTATAAGATATCCTTTTTTATCTGAAGCCAGTAGAGACTCTTCTGTAAAATGTTGCTATATAGCACAGAAAATAAGTTCACGTACCAGACAACTCTAGAAgagttgcaagaaaaaaaaaaaaaactgaaaagcaaCACTGTGTCAgacataaggaaaaaaataattcttattaTTGAACTGAATAGGGTAGATGTGTGGCACTGACAAAACAAGAAATTTTATATGGAAGAAAGTATACAGTAATTATGAGAAGTTCATTATTAAAACTTCAGAAGACATTTTGAAGGAAATAGCTAAATGGAATAGAGGAGACAGCCATTGAACACAACCTAAAAGAACCAAAAAGACTGAGTTCATCTCATGCTAAAGATTAGAAAACATACTTGACAAAAATAATAACAGTTGCATGAAGCTTTTGTAGAAGTTAGAAAACAGATGACTAGAAATATAtccagagcaaaaaaaaaaaactggtatTGCCTGCtaggtagggaaaaaaaaaccccacatcgtTCTGAAATACAGGTTGACCTTCCAAACCTATTGTTTTGGTAGGTCAAGTGACCTACCAAATATGTAATTTGAATAGCTTTTCCTTTAATACCATTGGAAATAATTGGAACCAATTTTCTCAGGAAAACACTACATAGGTACTCAGGGATAATgctaaacagcaacaaaaaaaaagagagaaagattaTCAAACAAGAGAAGGATAATCTAAACACTCAGCAAACATGAAATCAAGACAGAGAACAAAAGAAACTACAAATTTgtgaaaattaaaggaaaaaacaccAAGCTTCATTTCCACATAGGACAACTATATAAGTTAGATATCTAACAAGAGAATTGCAATTACTCATTTATATGGATAAATTCAATATATCACTGAAACTTGGCAAACTTTGCATGATTGGAATGTTAAAATACACAATCATAACCTGTCTAGTCAGAACTGTGCTTTGAAACTGAGACTTGAGCTATTCACTTCACCTTCAATAAAAATTCTAAAGGAGTTACGTCTTCAATGTTTCCATTATAGGGCAGTGTGAAAATGAAGTACCAAACTATATTCTGTCCATATTTAGCTGCACCTCAGTATTCTGAGACAAAATGTCCAAGCAGCCTTTGTAAATAACATAGGCATACAGTAAAACTAGTAATGAGTAATGAAAACACACCCTATGGTGTGCAAATGACTATGGTTATATTATTTTTCAGGCTTCATTAAGTAGTGTTTCATTTCTACAGCTAGGGTGACCAAAAAGAGATAGAAGGCTAAACCAACTGGACGTCATGTTTAAAAGACTTGTTCTTTTGAACAATCAGGAAAAACTTTAAATAAATGTGTTGTACATCTACCTACTCAACTGCAATATTCTCACAGATATAAAGCTGCAGATACATGGAAGTGCCTTCAAAGCAACTGAATCTTTTATTAAGTCATTCCTTCTTTCCTTCAGAAAAAGCTGAAAACTACAAATTAAATTCCTCTTTCAGCTAAAAAATGCTTTTTATAAATGTCTCTCACTTATCTTTCTGTCTCTCAGCTTCAATTCTTTTTAGACCCTTTTTCCCAAAGCCCTTTTCTTTGCCTTGATGCAAATTCTCTGTTCCCTTCCATGCTCCCTGTGGGTTCTTTGCTTATTTCCTTTTTGCTTCTATTGTTGCCAGACTGTCGCATCATTTCCAACACTTCCCAGTAAGGACAGATGCTGTCTGAGTTACTAAAAAAATTATCAATGAAACATAACACTTGGAGGCAAAATATTTGAATAGATAAATACAATTATTAAAAAAGACCTGGCATTTTTAGAGAAAAACCCAGTTGTAAAACTTACCAGGTAATGAGATTAAGCATCTCTCAAGGaaacaaaaagcagaaataatATAACAACATTCCAATGACAATAATAATATGGGAGTTAGATAAAGCTGGAAGGGCATGCAATTTGGGCAGATGGCCTATTCCTGATCCTAAAATAGCTGATGTTCTTTTTAACATTACAGTTTAGATAAGTGGAAAACAACCCCATCTGCCTCACCCTTACATAGCCATTGTTTGTTATCCACGTTAATGACAATTTCACACTGTTCTCCAAAAAGCCATAATGCTTTTATCAGAAAAGTACATCAAAATCAGTGCTGGTGTCTTCATCTATACACATTTCTTACAGACCAGACCCAGATTCTATAAAGAAAGCCTTTCAGCATTCATATACTACACTTTACAGGTCAAAGAGTTTACAGTTTTGTCATTTAGCATGTGAGCACAAGTCAGAGTCCGTCAGATGGCTGTTGAGAAGAACTTCTGAGGGCAGAATCTTGTCATACATTCTTatttttttctatgaaattttACTATGTGCTGTTAATGCTTGTAACTTCTTTTTGTCTCTAGTGTGAATGTCAGCTAAACTTAAAAACATGCAGCTGAATACTTTACAATACCAGAGAAAGTCAGTTACTGTCTGAAGTCTGCTAAAGACAGCTAAAACACACCTTAGGCATAATGGTAGAAGGATTTCACAGGACACAGAAACCGATTATAAAAATCATCTATTCCTAAATATCCAACACTTAAATGGAATATAAAGGTGCTAAAAATAGAGTCAGAATTATCACTTCCAATTAAATGCAAAGTGCCCAATAACCATGCCAAATAAAAAACCTGAACCATTTAGAGGTAGTCTCACTATAGTAAAGCAAAAAACATAATTAAATTAGAAGTAATCAGaatgtttttctttatgttccAGGTAATAAAAGGATAAATTTAAATTGTTACTATTAATTATAGTCTCTTAGATTAATCTTAccttaaattaataaaaaatgggATGTTAAATTCTTACATAATTTATTTCATAAATGCTCTGAAGGTATTCATGATAAGTGCATGCCCATTTTTAGCAAACTAAGTGCTATACTGAATATTCATGTGTTACACCACGTATTTCAAAATATGAAATGATGCTTTCTCCTAAAACACCCGCTTGCACAATTTAAACTATCAGTACCTAAAATATATTGCACATGCACACCACTATCCCAATTCCATTTATTCTGCAGGAATGTAAAAGGATTTCTTTACTCAAGCTAGGATGAACTGTATCCCAAGGACTCCCAGACTTTTCGATTGACAAGTTCACAATAGTACAGACCAATGTCACAACACTTATAAATCTATCATGTCCAATTCAGCCTTTCAGGCTGTTGAAGTCCAATTTAAAATTACTTCCTTTTCTACCTTCCAAGAAATTCAACCTCTCTCGTACCCTTCACATTTTATTCCTTCACTCAGCAATCATCTACTGTTTGCTTACACAAaattacagcagcagcagcctttctTTTAAACCATTTTCTTCTTCATTAATACTTCATATTTTTCCCAGCCTCCTATGAACTAGACTACTTCCAGAGTATCCTTCCTCCTACTTTTATCCTTCCTCCTACAGTACATTCTTCTTTATGACATTTGTAATCATTTTGTAATTATCAATGacatgggaggaaaaaaatgccaaaaaacaACAATAAGAAAAAAGCTGAATTGCTCTATGGATTTGAAGGCAAATTTCAAGAGCAGCCAGAGGAAAAATGTAACCCTGAAAACTCTGCAGTCTAATCGCCAACCTTCTTCAGCAGCCAGCTCTGCTTTAACAGTGTTATGCTAGGTAAAGCTCCCTTTCTTCCCCTTGGTCTTAGGAAAGCTGACTAAAATGGAGGATGTCTACTAGAGGTAGAGTAATTTGAAGTTATTTGTAACTTTTACCATATCtggattattaaaaaaaagaaaacagacagAGAATGATCTTATTATTCATCCGGCCTTTCAAAAGCATACAACAATTTACAAGTATACACCAATAAACACATCACACCAAAGCACACAAACCAAGGATTAAACACCTCTGCAATTAACTAAAGGTTTAGAACAAAAGAAACAGAAATGTATTGTCAAAGGGTTGTAAATCTTTTCAATTAAACACCAGCAAGGAAATTCTCTATATGTTCAGATATTATCTAGCTACAAACAAAATAATATGCCATACAGTATATTCTAAATGAATGCATTTTAAGATATCAAACAATATATAGGTTTACCTGAGATTCTTACTCCTCTTGACCTAAAAGGTTTTCAAGTGTCTGCTCCTGCTATTTATCTCTAACTATAAATTTTATTCCTGCAGAATTTCATAGGCTTCAACTTGTCGTCTTCTTCCTTTTGTCTTTTTCATTTGAAAGTTTTTGGCTTCAATTATCTTACACATGAAAATTGTCTGTTCTTGTATGTCATGCAACATTGTAATCCCACTATTAGCATTTCTTTTTTATCATTCTAGCAAACAACTCTACTTTTCTCTTGCCAAAAATTTATATTCCACCACCCTGGTTGTGTATAAATAATCTAAATGCTTCTTGCTGGAACACTTTTATTAATATGACAAATTTTATGTATAATGTGATGACTTTAAGGTGTTTACCTTAAACAACCACGTGAAAACTTTCTCAAAAATGTTTAGAAAATTGACAaaatataagaaagaaaaaaatacttttagaAATGGTAAATCAGAAACCTTCTATGTTGCTAAAAAATAAAGTGCAGACCATGTAAGTACTACAGTTAAAAGTGAGGAAAAATGAGAAACTTTAGATACTCAAAGGGAGATAAGTGAATGGTTAAAACCAATTGTAACATAGAATGGAAAAAATACTTTAGAATAAACCAGAAAAGAGCTGTAAAAATGTGGCCAAAGGAGCCAAAACTGCTGAAAGAACAAGTTTGCAACATGATCAAATcaataaataagagaaaaataagcTGAATGAACAAAGAAGCGCTACAAGTAGGTTTAAAGACAGTGAAGGAGAAAAATAGGATGAACAAAAGGTATAAAAAAGGAACAGGTGAAGGCACTGCATCTAACAGCCCATCCTGGAAACACAATAGCAATAGACTGGTCAGCAGTCAAGCAAATTTTAAACAAGAAGAATTATCAGACAATACTATCAGAAGTTAAGAAAAATTAAGAATAAAGACATAAAGAAAGACTCAAGGAAAACAAGTGAGCTTGAAGATACCATGAAATACATATAAAAGGTTCAAATTAAGACAAGACTTAACAAAATGGGGAAGAAAGAGAAGACAGCAGGCCTATGTGCTTTTGATTTGGCCAAAACAATATTTATTACAGCAAAAAGCTGCATAtttaccttttttaaaatttctttgttgttgttgctgttttattttcaaataaatttcagATAATTCTGGAATAATGCCAAGGAGACAACTATAATTTCCACCCTTTATGATCATGTGCCAAGGGAAAATTTACAATACTAATTCTAAAACAAGAGTAAAAATATTTATTAGAAAGTGAAAAGAAGTGCTTAAGCAATGACACAGAGCGTTTTGGGGAATTCTGGCTCATATGCAGAAGGCAGTGACAGGTAGTCTCATTTGGGAGGTTTCATTCAGAAGACAACTGAAAGCTGATAACCCTGCATTATTAAGCAAAATACTTTCATAAGGAAATCTCAGAGGGAAGGAGACACTACTGCCTCTAATTAAAGAGAGAGCTCAAGGTCCAGGGGCTGCTTAACAGTATCAATTATAATGCCACTAATAACCAATTAAGGTTTGTGATTTTTCTAAATATTACCAGAGCCAAAGCAATATCAAATATTGCTTTTAAGAAGCCTcaaagttctttaaaaataattaattctgaAGGATTAACTACAAAATCCATTTAAAGGCAACAATGAAAGACACTAAAAGGTATTTCAGTTTGTTTTAAATGATGTTGAAAGCAAGTGTATTCCAGCAAAAAGAAGCCAATCATAGTTACATAGAATAAAAGCTTGAAGACAAATAAAAGGGAAGACCAAGAGCAGGGGGAAAACAAAGATAACAAAATCAATTAAATTAAGAGGAGAAAAGAGGGAAGACAAGAATGATCCTGTTTAAAATTAAGCTATAAAAGTCAAGGtaatatatttaaattatatactaaaataaTGACTGATGCAAAAGAGTCAGTCAGAATGCACTAACAGAAAcctagatttttaaaaataatttttaagactCCTTTTAAAATTCATAGCAAAGTAACTGAAAAATCAGTGAAATTGTGGAAGTAAGAGAGACTGAATAAGCCAACTAGGTGTCTGTATCTAAAACAGAGCTGATCTGCTGAATCTCTGATGATATATTTACAAGTAAATCTGCCTCTCCAGTGCAATGTGGAGAGATCTGAATTATGAAGTCCATACATGCTGTGAAGCCCTTCAAGAGTTTTCTAGCTCAGCTCCAAGGGCAGTAGGAATTATTAGTTTGACAGAAAGGCACACTAATATCACTCCCATGTAGACTGTATACACAAAGGTGCTAAAATACACAGTACTAGCCATGGTAGTCTGGACAACACCACTCCACACTCAAGGGGTAGAGGTCaatttttgtactggtttgagaCCAGTTGGAAGTGATCTTCCTCGGGGTTTTACTCTGGGATTTAACTTGCTTATTAATGACCTGAAGGAGAAGACAAAATCCTTATCAatctgacaatactaatttggagAATGCAATCAATACATTTAAccactgctggcagcagcctAGGGCTGCTGTTCAGAGGAATCTAAAATGCTGGAGAATTAGGCCAACAGGCTAATGTGAAATTCAGCAAAGACACGTATAAAGTCCTGCACCTAGAGTGGACTAACACCCGAATGAGCACCAACCTGTCACTGCCCCACTGGATAGCAGCTCTCCTAAAAATGACCTGGGGCTCCTAAGCACAGCTGGCTAACAGGATACTGGGTTGTATTAACATGAAACTAATAGAAGACTGAGGAAGAGAATGTCCCTTCATTCAGCACTTGTTAGACTACCTCTGTAATACTGTGTCTAATTTTGGATCCCTAATTGCCCAGCCCCATATGAGACATTGATGAACTGTAGCAAGCTTAGCAGGAGGTTCTCAAAGTGTCAAGAGCCAGAGCTCTACTCCCAAGAAGAAATTCTGAGGCagctgggcttgttcagcctgggaaAAAAGAAGGTTT of the Melospiza melodia melodia isolate bMelMel2 chromosome 4, bMelMel2.pri, whole genome shotgun sequence genome contains:
- the LRRN3 gene encoding leucine-rich repeat neuronal protein 3, coding for MKDLQLKINLLLGLVTTALLQAVGKKADCPESCICEIRPWFTPRSVYMEAPTVDCNDLGLFHFPATLPADTQVLLLQTNNIAKIEHSVDFPVNLTGLDLSQNNLSSVTSINLRKIPQLLSMYLEENKLTELPEECLSGLNNLQELYINHNLLSVIAPGAFIGLNNLLRLHLNSNGLQVINRKWFEATPNLEILMIGENPIIRIEDMNFKPLSNLRSLVLAGINLTEIPDNALAGLDNLESISFYDNRFVRVPHIALQKATNLKFLDLNKNPINRIRRGDFSNMLHLKELGINNMPELISIDSLAVDNLPDLRKIEATNNPRLSYIHPNAFYRLPKLESLMLNSNALSALYRSTVESLPNLKEVSIHSNPIRCDCVIRWINMNKTNIRFMEPESLFCVDPPEFQGQNVRQVHFREMMEICLPLIAPESFPSTLDLKAGSHISLHCRATAEPEPEIYWITPSGHKLLPNTISDKYYIHSEGTLDISDVTQRESGLYTCIASNLVGADLKSVMIKVDGSFPQEHNGSVNIKVKDIKSNSVLVSWTANSKILKSSVRWTAFPKAEDSRAAQSARIPSDIKVYNLTHLNPSTEYKICIDIPTIYSQNKKQCVNVTTKGLDLEVKGYEKNNIIGFLASLGALLGIISVIYLYSCISQDMNYGIGHSYLRNYLKKQSFSLNELYPPLIALWDMGKEKSTAMEVKATVIGVPTNMS